The following coding sequences lie in one Burkholderia cepacia genomic window:
- the purL gene encoding phosphoribosylformylglycinamidine synthase — protein sequence MAHFSCFPGASALSDFRQTRLLDTLRQIDANIVAVRGQFLHFVNAAEPLSADDSTRIDALMHYGEPFQPAAEKGTVETFVVLPRFGTVSPWASKATDIAQHCGLTQVRRIERGVEFTVTLKSGLLGGKKALSDDARAAVVDALHDRMTESVVAARDDAKHLFDELPAKPLASVDVLGVGRGALERANVELGLALADDEIDYLVDAFRKLERNPTDVELMMFAQANSEHCRHKIFNAQWTIDGEAQDMSLFAMIRNTEKLNPQGTIVAYSDNSSIMVGAEAERWFPRNAGAAGEPGERYGRHTELTHTLMKVETHNHPTAISPFPGAATGAGGEIRDEGATGRGARPKAGLTGFTVSNLDLPDARQSWENARDAAQPVGERNPNDAHGPYGRPDRIASPLQIMIDGPLGGAAFNNEFGRPNLGGYFRVYEQNVGGKVHGYHKPIMIAGGLGNIADQHTHKHDVPAGSLLIQIGGPGMRIGMGGGAASSMATGANTAELDFDSVQRGNPEIERRAQEVINGCWQLGAENPILSIHDVGAGGLSNAFPEIVDGAGKGARFELRKVALEESGLSPREIWSNEAQERYVLAIAPADLPRFEAICARERCPFAVVGVATDERQLKLVDDEATGADEYPVDMPMEVLLGKPPRMHRDVARVATERTPVDVTGIALSEVAVDVLKHPTVGSKSFLITIGDRSVGGTSVRDQMVGPWQVPVADCAVTALDYAGFKGEAMTMAERTPLAVIDAPASGRMAVGEAITNIASAPIASLDKLKLSANWMAACGTAGEDAALFDTVKAIGMELCPALGIGIPVGKDSLSMKTKWDEQGVAKEVVSPVSLIISAFAPVEDVRRHLTPQLRRVADAGDSVLIAIDLGRGKNRMGGSIFAQVTQQVGDTTPDVDDAEDLKRFFNAIQSLNAQNKLLAYHDRSDGGLWATVCEMAFAGHAGVSLNVDMLTLDPNHESDYGDAKDWAKQTSGRRDDRTLRALFSEELGAVVQVRASDRDTVLGALREFGLSACSHVIGSVNDRDVIEVYRDAKKIFDAPRTELHRAWGEVSWRIARLRDNPACADAEYDALLDAADPGISPVLSFDPADDIAAPFIATGARPRVAILREQGVNSHLETAYAFDRAGFDAHDVHMSDLLAGRANLADFAGAVACGGFSYGDVLGAGEGWAKTIRFNANLADMFSAFFARPDTFALGICNGCQMLSSIASMIPGAEAWPKFTRNKSEQFEARFSFVEVEKSPSIFFAGMEGSRIPVAVAHGEGYADFSQQGDIDRVAIAMRFVDHRGEATERYPFNPNGSPAGITSVTTADGRFSVLMPHMERVHRTVAMSWHPESWGEASPWMRVFRNARRWIG from the coding sequence ATGGCTCACTTCTCGTGTTTTCCCGGCGCTTCGGCCCTCTCCGATTTCCGTCAAACCCGTCTGCTCGACACGCTCAGGCAAATCGACGCCAACATCGTCGCGGTGCGCGGGCAGTTCCTGCACTTCGTCAATGCGGCCGAACCGCTGTCGGCCGACGACAGCACGCGCATCGACGCGCTGATGCACTATGGCGAGCCGTTCCAGCCGGCAGCCGAGAAGGGCACGGTCGAGACCTTCGTCGTGCTGCCGCGCTTCGGTACGGTTTCGCCGTGGGCGAGCAAGGCGACCGACATCGCGCAGCACTGCGGCCTCACGCAGGTGCGCCGCATCGAGCGCGGCGTCGAATTCACGGTCACGCTGAAGTCGGGCCTGCTCGGCGGCAAGAAGGCGCTGTCCGACGACGCGCGCGCAGCCGTCGTGGATGCGCTGCATGACCGGATGACCGAAAGCGTGGTCGCGGCGCGCGACGACGCGAAGCACCTGTTCGACGAGTTGCCGGCCAAGCCGCTGGCGAGCGTCGACGTGCTGGGCGTCGGCCGCGGCGCGCTCGAGCGCGCGAACGTCGAGCTGGGCCTCGCGCTCGCCGACGACGAGATCGACTACCTGGTCGACGCGTTCCGCAAGCTCGAACGCAATCCGACCGACGTCGAACTGATGATGTTCGCGCAGGCGAACAGCGAGCACTGCCGCCACAAGATCTTCAACGCTCAGTGGACGATCGACGGTGAAGCGCAGGACATGTCGCTGTTCGCGATGATCCGCAACACCGAAAAGCTGAACCCGCAGGGCACGATCGTCGCGTATTCGGACAACTCGTCGATCATGGTCGGCGCGGAAGCCGAGCGCTGGTTCCCGCGCAACGCGGGCGCGGCCGGCGAGCCGGGCGAGCGCTACGGTCGCCACACCGAGCTCACGCACACGCTGATGAAGGTCGAGACGCACAACCACCCGACGGCGATCTCGCCGTTCCCGGGTGCGGCGACCGGCGCGGGCGGCGAGATTCGCGACGAAGGCGCGACGGGCCGCGGCGCGCGTCCGAAGGCCGGCCTGACGGGCTTCACCGTGTCGAACCTCGACCTGCCGGACGCCCGCCAGTCGTGGGAAAACGCACGTGACGCAGCGCAGCCGGTCGGCGAGCGCAACCCGAACGACGCGCACGGCCCGTACGGTCGTCCGGACCGCATCGCATCGCCGCTGCAGATCATGATCGACGGCCCGCTCGGCGGCGCCGCGTTCAACAACGAATTCGGCCGCCCGAACCTCGGCGGCTATTTCCGCGTGTACGAGCAGAACGTCGGCGGGAAGGTGCATGGCTATCACAAGCCGATCATGATCGCGGGTGGCCTCGGCAACATCGCCGATCAACATACGCACAAGCACGACGTGCCGGCAGGCTCGCTGCTGATCCAGATCGGCGGCCCCGGCATGCGGATCGGGATGGGCGGCGGCGCCGCGAGCTCGATGGCGACCGGCGCGAACACGGCCGAGCTCGACTTCGACTCGGTGCAGCGCGGCAACCCCGAAATCGAGCGTCGCGCGCAGGAAGTGATCAACGGCTGCTGGCAGCTCGGCGCGGAAAACCCGATCCTGAGCATCCACGACGTCGGCGCGGGCGGCCTGTCGAACGCGTTCCCCGAGATCGTCGACGGCGCGGGCAAGGGCGCGCGCTTCGAGCTGCGCAAGGTCGCGCTCGAGGAATCGGGCCTGTCGCCGCGCGAAATCTGGTCGAACGAAGCGCAGGAGCGCTACGTGCTGGCGATCGCGCCGGCCGACCTGCCGCGCTTCGAGGCGATCTGCGCGCGTGAGCGCTGCCCGTTCGCGGTGGTCGGTGTCGCGACCGACGAACGCCAGTTGAAGCTCGTCGACGACGAAGCGACGGGCGCCGACGAATACCCGGTCGACATGCCGATGGAAGTGCTGCTCGGCAAGCCGCCGCGCATGCATCGCGACGTCGCGCGCGTGGCGACCGAGCGCACGCCGGTCGACGTGACGGGCATCGCGCTGTCGGAAGTCGCGGTCGACGTGCTGAAGCACCCGACGGTCGGCAGCAAGTCGTTCCTGATCACGATCGGCGACCGTTCGGTCGGCGGCACGTCGGTGCGCGACCAGATGGTCGGCCCGTGGCAGGTGCCGGTGGCCGACTGCGCGGTCACCGCGCTCGATTACGCGGGCTTCAAGGGCGAGGCGATGACGATGGCCGAGCGCACGCCGCTCGCGGTGATCGACGCGCCCGCATCGGGCCGCATGGCTGTTGGCGAGGCGATCACGAACATCGCGAGCGCGCCGATCGCATCGCTCGACAAGCTGAAGCTGTCGGCGAACTGGATGGCCGCGTGCGGCACGGCCGGCGAGGACGCCGCGCTGTTCGACACGGTCAAGGCGATCGGCATGGAGCTGTGCCCGGCACTCGGGATCGGCATCCCGGTCGGCAAGGACTCGCTGTCGATGAAGACGAAGTGGGACGAACAAGGCGTCGCGAAGGAAGTGGTGTCGCCGGTGTCGCTGATCATCTCCGCGTTCGCACCGGTCGAGGACGTGCGCCGTCACCTGACGCCGCAACTGCGCCGCGTCGCCGATGCGGGCGACAGCGTGCTGATCGCGATCGATCTCGGCCGCGGCAAGAACCGGATGGGCGGCAGCATCTTCGCGCAAGTGACGCAGCAGGTCGGCGACACGACGCCGGACGTCGACGACGCGGAAGACCTGAAGCGCTTCTTCAACGCGATCCAGTCGCTCAATGCGCAGAACAAGCTGCTCGCCTACCACGACCGCTCGGACGGCGGCCTGTGGGCGACGGTGTGCGAAATGGCGTTCGCGGGCCACGCGGGCGTGTCGCTGAACGTCGACATGCTGACGCTCGATCCGAACCACGAATCCGACTACGGCGACGCGAAGGACTGGGCGAAGCAGACGAGCGGCCGTCGTGACGACCGCACGCTGCGCGCGCTGTTCTCGGAAGAACTCGGTGCTGTCGTGCAGGTGCGCGCGTCCGACCGTGACACGGTGCTCGGCGCGCTGCGCGAGTTTGGCCTGTCGGCATGCTCGCACGTGATCGGCTCGGTCAACGACCGCGACGTGATCGAGGTGTACCGCGACGCGAAGAAGATCTTCGACGCACCGCGTACCGAACTCCATCGCGCATGGGGCGAAGTGAGCTGGCGCATCGCGCGCCTGCGCGACAACCCCGCATGCGCGGATGCCGAATACGACGCGTTGCTCGACGCAGCCGATCCGGGCATCTCGCCGGTGCTGAGCTTCGATCCGGCCGACGACATCGCCGCGCCGTTCATCGCGACGGGTGCACGCCCGCGCGTCGCGATCCTGCGCGAGCAGGGCGTGAACTCGCACCTGGAAACGGCCTACGCGTTCGACCGTGCAGGCTTCGACGCGCACGACGTGCACATGAGCGACCTGCTCGCCGGCCGCGCGAATCTTGCCGATTTCGCGGGTGCGGTTGCATGCGGCGGCTTCTCGTACGGCGACGTGCTCGGCGCGGGCGAAGGCTGGGCGAAGACGATCCGCTTCAACGCGAACCTCGCCGACATGTTCTCGGCGTTCTTTGCGCGTCCGGACACGTTCGCCCTCGGCATCTGCAACGGCTGCCAGATGCTGTCGAGCATCGCGTCGATGATCCCGGGCGCGGAAGCGTGGCCGAAGTTCACGCGCAACAAGTCCGAGCAGTTCGAGGCGCGCTTCTCGTTCGTCGAAGTCGAGAAATCGCCGTCGATCTTCTTCGCGGGGATGGAAGGCTCGCGGATTCCGGTCGCGGTCGCGCACGGTGAAGGTTATGCGGACTTCTCGCAGCAGGGCGACATCGATCGCGTCGCGATCGCGATGCGTTTCGTCGACCACCGCGGCGAAGCGACCGAGCGTTATCCGTTCAACCCGAACGGCTCGCCGGCCGGCATTACGTCGGTCACGACGGCCGACGGCCGCTTCTCGGTGCTGATGCCGCACATGGAGCGTGTGCATCGTACGGTCGCAATGAGCTGGCACCCGGAAAGCTGGGGTGAAGCGAGCCCGTGGATGCGCGTGTTCCGTAACGCGCGCCGCTGGATCGGTTGA
- a CDS encoding ABC transporter ATP-binding protein, with protein MFKITDPIIEVHDVCKRVADATGELTILDGITLAVRPGSSLAIVGASGSGKSTLLGLLAGLDSATSGTVRLLGRALDQLDEDERAALRNGAVGFVFQSFQLMPHLTALENVMLPLELQGGISARDAADRARALLVQVGLGERTAHYPKLLSGGEQQRVALARAFVTRPAILFADEPTGSLDAATGHAVIDLMFELNRTHGATLVLVTHDAELARRCATTVTLDTGRIVAPHTA; from the coding sequence ATGTTCAAGATTACCGATCCGATCATCGAAGTCCATGACGTGTGCAAGCGGGTCGCCGATGCGACGGGCGAGCTGACGATCCTCGACGGCATCACGCTTGCCGTGCGGCCGGGCAGCAGCCTTGCGATCGTCGGCGCGTCGGGGTCGGGTAAATCGACGCTGCTTGGCCTGCTCGCAGGGTTGGACAGCGCGACGAGCGGCACGGTTCGCCTGCTCGGCCGCGCGCTCGACCAGCTCGACGAAGACGAACGTGCCGCGCTGCGCAACGGCGCGGTCGGGTTCGTGTTCCAGTCGTTCCAGCTGATGCCGCACCTGACGGCACTCGAGAACGTGATGCTGCCGCTTGAGCTGCAGGGCGGCATCAGCGCACGCGATGCGGCGGATCGCGCTCGCGCGCTGCTCGTGCAGGTCGGGCTCGGCGAGCGCACCGCGCATTATCCGAAGCTGTTGTCGGGCGGCGAGCAGCAGCGCGTCGCTTTGGCACGCGCCTTCGTCACGCGCCCGGCGATCCTGTTTGCCGACGAGCCGACCGGCAGTCTCGACGCGGCGACAGGCCATGCCGTCATCGACCTGATGTTCGAGCTGAACCGCACGCACGGCGCAACGCTCGTGCTCGTCACGCACGATGCCGAACTCGCGCGTCGCTGTGCGACGACCGTGACGCTCGACACCGGTCGCATCGTCGCGCCGCATACGGCATAG
- a CDS encoding FAD-dependent oxidoreductase: MDVIVIGGGISGVATAYQLRAAGHRVCVVERHATVAQGATYGDGGALLPSPLDVWFGPTFMRQRQPRDSGIVYKPGFNGGVRRFVKQLGTLREPDAFAAQYARLRPLIDASRDTLADIEARLELEFEQKPGILHVVRDPRDWEALQPALDLLRTLDQPYRTLTADECAALEPSVPAEPGFAGGVLLETERTGNCPLFAKLVKQTLDEHGVQFRFGADVAAIRVDNGRAAVELVPSGQRTAAKAREVDVISADAIVVAAGAGSVPLLERLGWRLPLHPVRVHTLTAPVAYEEHAPHLSVVDSIKRISITRTDQRLRIGGGAVLQSLADTAKPLAEPLSEAALALLGQAVHDWVPGAAKISAALSWQGMQLLSPDGLPVVGPTPHPRVFVNFGHGPTGWGLACGSAKVVTDYLGGDAQQWPADTLAALSAGRFTT; this comes from the coding sequence ATGGATGTCATCGTCATCGGCGGCGGAATCAGCGGCGTCGCCACCGCCTACCAGCTGCGTGCGGCCGGCCATCGCGTGTGCGTGGTCGAACGCCACGCGACCGTCGCGCAGGGTGCGACCTACGGCGACGGCGGCGCACTGCTGCCGAGCCCGCTCGACGTCTGGTTCGGCCCGACCTTCATGCGCCAGCGCCAGCCGCGCGACAGCGGCATCGTCTACAAGCCGGGCTTCAACGGCGGCGTGCGCCGCTTCGTCAAGCAGCTCGGCACGCTGCGCGAGCCCGACGCGTTCGCCGCGCAGTACGCGCGGCTGCGCCCGCTGATCGACGCGTCGCGCGACACGCTCGCCGACATCGAGGCGCGCCTTGAACTCGAATTCGAGCAGAAGCCCGGCATCCTGCACGTCGTGCGCGACCCGCGCGACTGGGAAGCGCTGCAGCCCGCGCTCGACCTGCTGCGCACGCTCGACCAGCCGTACCGCACGCTCACCGCCGACGAATGCGCGGCGCTCGAACCGTCGGTGCCGGCCGAACCCGGCTTCGCCGGCGGCGTGCTGCTCGAAACCGAGCGCACCGGCAACTGCCCGCTGTTCGCGAAACTGGTCAAGCAGACGCTCGACGAGCATGGTGTGCAGTTCCGCTTCGGCGCTGACGTCGCCGCGATCCGCGTCGACAACGGCCGCGCCGCGGTCGAGCTCGTGCCGTCCGGCCAGCGGACCGCGGCCAAGGCACGCGAAGTCGACGTGATTTCCGCCGACGCGATCGTGGTCGCCGCCGGCGCCGGCAGCGTGCCGCTGCTCGAACGGCTCGGCTGGCGCCTGCCGCTGCACCCGGTGCGCGTCCACACGCTCACCGCGCCGGTCGCGTACGAAGAACATGCGCCGCACCTGAGCGTCGTCGATTCGATCAAGCGGATCTCGATCACGCGCACCGATCAGCGGCTGCGCATCGGCGGCGGCGCCGTGCTGCAGAGCCTCGCCGACACCGCGAAACCGCTCGCCGAGCCGCTGTCCGAGGCCGCGCTCGCCCTGCTCGGCCAGGCCGTCCACGACTGGGTGCCGGGCGCCGCCAAAATCTCGGCCGCGCTGTCGTGGCAAGGCATGCAGCTGCTGTCGCCGGACGGCCTGCCCGTCGTGGGTCCGACCCCGCATCCGCGCGTGTTCGTCAATTTCGGGCATGGCCCGACCGGCTGGGGGCTCGCGTGCGGGTCTGCTAAAGTGGTGACCGACTACCTGGGCGGCGACGCCCAGCAGTGGCCCGCCGACACGCTCGCCGCGCTCAGCGCCGGCCGCTTCACGACCTGA
- a CDS encoding NAD(P)H-hydrate dehydratase, which translates to MTVTRPLPDSDPIALLRVTDLRAAEADATAALPPHTLMGRAGAAAAHWLSERVAGDDRPVWFAVGPGNNGGDALVAAAHLQQLGVATQAWMPVPVKPDDAQWALGLARAAGVPLSATPPASLDEYAWVVDGLFGIGLGRALDGAFAEQATRIAAHARNGGRVLALDVPSGLDSDTGRIVGAGVAIAATHTLTFIGAKPGLYTGDGRDLAGEVDIASLDVAPPAAPAIVLNAPARFAAALPARAFSSHKGTYGSLAVLGGDTGMCGAPILAARAALFAGAGKVHVGFLGAGAPPYDPPFPELMLHPADTLDLGAMSAIAAGCGLGTREAAATLVRDVLAHAAATLLDADALNLVATHADLAAAVAARGARDNPCVLTPHPLEAARLLGSDTAAVQHDRIAAAQALAARYMAIVVLKGSGTVIAAPDGRVTINPTGNAALATGGTGDVLGGLIGALLAQRVAPYEAALAGVYLHGLAADTLTANGIGPSGLTAGELAPMVRSLINRLFYPSPRADT; encoded by the coding sequence ATGACCGTTACCCGCCCGCTTCCCGATTCCGATCCGATCGCACTGCTGCGCGTCACCGACCTGCGCGCAGCCGAAGCCGACGCCACCGCCGCACTGCCGCCGCACACGCTGATGGGCCGCGCGGGCGCCGCCGCCGCGCACTGGCTGTCCGAGCGCGTCGCCGGCGATGACCGCCCCGTCTGGTTCGCGGTCGGCCCCGGCAACAACGGCGGCGACGCACTGGTGGCCGCCGCGCATCTCCAGCAGCTCGGTGTCGCGACGCAGGCGTGGATGCCGGTACCGGTCAAACCGGACGACGCGCAATGGGCGCTCGGCCTCGCACGCGCGGCCGGCGTCCCGCTGTCGGCCACGCCGCCCGCCTCGCTGGACGAATACGCGTGGGTCGTCGACGGGTTGTTCGGCATCGGTCTCGGCCGCGCGCTCGACGGCGCATTCGCCGAGCAGGCCACGCGCATCGCCGCGCATGCGCGCAACGGCGGTCGTGTGCTCGCACTCGACGTGCCGAGCGGGCTCGACAGCGATACCGGCCGGATCGTCGGCGCGGGCGTCGCCATCGCGGCCACCCATACGCTCACCTTCATCGGCGCGAAGCCGGGCCTCTACACGGGTGACGGCCGCGACCTCGCCGGCGAGGTCGACATCGCGTCGCTCGACGTCGCGCCGCCCGCCGCACCGGCCATCGTGCTGAATGCGCCCGCGCGGTTCGCCGCGGCGCTCCCCGCGCGTGCATTCTCGTCGCACAAGGGCACGTACGGCAGCCTTGCCGTACTCGGCGGCGACACCGGCATGTGCGGCGCACCGATCCTGGCCGCGCGCGCCGCGCTGTTCGCGGGCGCCGGCAAGGTACATGTCGGCTTCCTCGGCGCCGGTGCGCCGCCGTACGATCCGCCCTTCCCCGAACTGATGCTGCACCCGGCCGATACCCTCGACCTCGGTGCGATGAGCGCGATCGCCGCCGGTTGCGGGCTCGGCACGCGCGAGGCCGCGGCGACGCTTGTGCGCGACGTGCTCGCACACGCCGCCGCGACGCTGCTCGATGCCGACGCGCTGAACCTCGTCGCGACGCACGCGGATCTCGCGGCCGCCGTCGCCGCACGCGGCGCGCGCGACAATCCGTGCGTGCTGACGCCGCATCCGCTCGAAGCCGCACGGTTGCTCGGCAGCGACACGGCCGCCGTGCAGCACGACCGCATCGCGGCCGCGCAAGCGCTTGCGGCACGTTATATGGCGATCGTCGTGCTGAAAGGCTCGGGCACGGTGATTGCGGCACCCGACGGCCGCGTGACGATCAACCCGACCGGCAACGCGGCGCTTGCTACCGGCGGCACCGGCGATGTACTCGGCGGCCTGATCGGCGCGCTGCTCGCGCAGCGTGTCGCGCCGTACGAAGCGGCGCTCGCGGGCGTCTACCTGCACGGGCTCGCGGCCGACACGCTGACCGCGAACGGCATCGGCCCTTCCGGGCTCACCGCAGGCGAACTCGCACCGATGGTGCGCTCGCTGATCAATCGCCTTTTTTATCCGTCGCCGCGCGCCGACACGTAA
- the pgi gene encoding glucose-6-phosphate isomerase encodes MTLNSLPAWTALQSHFEQIRHARLRDWFAPENDRAPTRAERFTIPGGGLAADFSKNRINDETLHLLAQLARDAGVEARRDAMFAGEIVNPTEGRAALHTALRATDPQAPFHAQVSAERAKMATFARAVRSGTWTGYTGKRIRHVINIGIGGSDLGPKMVVHALHHVATPEISTHFVSNVDGADLARVLEQVDPEETLAIIVSKTFTTLETMTNARSLRDWFVARGCPEDALSKHFVGVSANPAEVVKFGIAAENVFEMWDWVGGRYSLWSAVGLSIMIAIGPEQFDELLAGANDMDRHFREAPLERNLPVLLGMIGIWYRNFFGSQSYLVAPYSEALHYLPSYLQQLEMESNGKSARLDGTLVDYPTSAVTWGEPGTNGQHAFFQMLHQGPTIVPIDFIAVLTPEHLLASHHPKLLANCFAQSEALMLGRTLEEARKVAGPGKEALAPHLTFPGNRPTTTLLVDALTPRTLGALIALYEHKVLVQATVWDINPFDQWGVELGKILGKVVEADLSAESIDPAKHDSSTTALIERARAALKR; translated from the coding sequence ATGACGCTGAATTCGCTCCCCGCCTGGACTGCCCTTCAATCCCACTTCGAACAGATTCGTCACGCCCGGCTGCGCGACTGGTTCGCGCCGGAAAACGATCGCGCGCCGACGCGCGCCGAACGCTTCACGATTCCGGGCGGCGGTCTCGCCGCCGATTTCTCGAAGAACCGCATCAACGACGAAACGCTGCACCTGCTCGCGCAACTCGCGCGCGACGCAGGTGTCGAAGCGCGCCGCGACGCGATGTTCGCGGGCGAGATCGTCAACCCGACCGAAGGCCGCGCCGCGCTGCACACCGCACTGCGCGCGACCGATCCGCAAGCGCCGTTCCACGCACAGGTGAGCGCCGAGCGCGCGAAGATGGCGACGTTCGCGCGCGCCGTGCGCAGCGGCACGTGGACCGGCTACACGGGCAAGCGCATCCGTCACGTGATCAACATCGGTATCGGCGGCTCCGATCTCGGGCCGAAGATGGTCGTGCATGCGCTGCATCACGTCGCGACGCCGGAAATCTCGACCCACTTCGTATCGAACGTCGACGGCGCCGATCTCGCGCGTGTGCTCGAACAAGTCGATCCCGAGGAAACGCTCGCGATCATCGTGTCGAAGACTTTCACGACGCTCGAGACGATGACCAACGCACGCTCGCTGCGCGACTGGTTCGTCGCGCGCGGCTGCCCCGAGGACGCGCTGTCGAAGCACTTCGTCGGTGTGTCGGCGAACCCGGCCGAAGTCGTGAAGTTCGGCATCGCCGCGGAGAACGTGTTCGAAATGTGGGATTGGGTCGGCGGCCGCTATTCGCTGTGGTCGGCGGTCGGCCTGTCGATCATGATCGCCATCGGCCCCGAGCAATTCGACGAACTGCTCGCCGGCGCGAACGACATGGACCGCCATTTCCGCGAAGCGCCGCTGGAACGCAACCTGCCGGTGTTGCTCGGCATGATCGGCATCTGGTACCGGAATTTCTTCGGCTCGCAGAGCTATCTCGTCGCACCGTACTCGGAAGCGCTGCACTACCTGCCGTCGTACCTGCAGCAGCTCGAAATGGAGAGCAACGGCAAATCCGCGCGCCTGGACGGCACCCTCGTCGATTACCCGACGTCGGCCGTTACGTGGGGTGAGCCGGGCACCAACGGCCAGCACGCGTTCTTCCAGATGCTGCACCAGGGGCCGACGATCGTCCCGATCGACTTCATCGCGGTGCTGACGCCCGAGCACCTGCTCGCGAGCCATCATCCCAAGCTGCTCGCGAACTGCTTCGCGCAGAGCGAGGCACTGATGCTCGGCCGTACGCTCGAAGAGGCCCGCAAGGTCGCCGGGCCCGGCAAGGAGGCGCTCGCGCCGCACCTGACGTTCCCCGGCAATCGCCCGACCACGACGCTGCTCGTCGATGCACTGACGCCGCGCACGCTCGGCGCGCTGATCGCGCTTTACGAACACAAGGTGCTCGTGCAGGCAACGGTGTGGGACATCAATCCGTTCGACCAGTGGGGCGTCGAGCTCGGCAAGATTCTCGGCAAGGTCGTGGAAGCCGACCTGTCGGCCGAATCGATCGATCCGGCGAAGCACGACTCGTCGACCACGGCGTTGATCGAGCGCGCCCGCGCGGCGCTCAAGCGCTGA
- a CDS encoding GNAT family N-acetyltransferase yields the protein MMFDPNAPVEVVTLRDERASDVDAIGRVIVAAFADEPEGGQFERRIVDALRADGALSVSLVAERDGRVIGHVAFSPVSIGGEPSSSQGWYGLAPLAVLPGCQRQSIGAGLVRTGLDALRRLGARGCVLLGEPAYYTRFGFAPSGDIVFPGVPPEYFLALSLDDSAPRPSGDVRYHDVFYPA from the coding sequence ATGATGTTCGACCCGAATGCGCCGGTCGAGGTCGTCACGCTGCGCGACGAGCGCGCGAGCGATGTCGACGCGATCGGCCGCGTGATCGTCGCCGCGTTCGCGGATGAACCGGAAGGCGGGCAGTTCGAACGGCGGATCGTCGACGCGCTGCGTGCGGATGGTGCGTTGAGCGTATCGCTCGTCGCGGAACGTGACGGCCGCGTGATCGGGCACGTTGCGTTCTCGCCGGTGTCGATCGGCGGCGAGCCGTCCAGCAGCCAGGGCTGGTACGGACTGGCGCCGCTCGCGGTGCTGCCCGGCTGCCAGAGGCAGAGCATCGGCGCCGGGTTGGTGCGCACGGGGCTCGACGCGTTGCGCCGGCTTGGCGCGCGCGGCTGCGTGCTGCTCGGGGAGCCCGCGTACTACACGCGCTTCGGCTTCGCGCCATCCGGCGACATCGTGTTCCCTGGCGTGCCGCCCGAGTATTTCCTTGCGCTGTCGCTCGACGACTCAGCGCCGCGGCCGTCAGGCGACGTTCGCTATCACGACGTGTTCTACCCCGCGTAA
- a CDS encoding arylesterase, with the protein MDTTFRWKRRTAVAALLGTLLAIAVPAHAATAPASGQPVIVVLGDSLSAEYGLPRDTGWVALLRQRLTTERVDYSVANASVSGDTTSGGRARLPAVLQRLKPSIVVVELGSNDALRGVPLATTEQNLRDIIAGARRVQAKVVLVGMYVPPNYGPDYTQKFHAVYTRLSKDLGVPLVPFLLAGIENKPEMFQADQMHPTQQAQGILLDNVWPALKPLLGKPRG; encoded by the coding sequence ATGGACACGACATTTCGCTGGAAAAGACGCACGGCGGTCGCCGCGCTGCTGGGCACCCTGCTGGCCATCGCCGTACCGGCACACGCCGCGACGGCGCCAGCATCGGGCCAGCCCGTGATCGTCGTACTCGGCGACAGCCTGTCGGCCGAATACGGGCTGCCGCGCGATACCGGCTGGGTAGCGTTGCTGCGGCAACGGCTTACAACGGAGCGAGTTGATTATAGCGTCGCGAACGCCAGCGTCAGCGGCGACACCACGAGCGGCGGCCGCGCGCGGCTGCCCGCGGTGCTGCAGCGGCTCAAGCCGTCGATCGTGGTCGTCGAACTCGGCTCGAACGATGCACTGCGCGGCGTGCCGCTCGCGACGACCGAGCAGAACCTGCGCGACATCATCGCCGGCGCGCGGCGCGTACAGGCCAAGGTCGTGCTGGTCGGCATGTACGTGCCACCCAATTACGGCCCCGACTACACGCAGAAGTTCCACGCCGTCTACACGCGACTGTCGAAGGATCTCGGCGTGCCGCTCGTGCCGTTCCTGCTGGCCGGCATCGAGAACAAGCCCGAGATGTTCCAGGCTGACCAGATGCATCCCACTCAGCAGGCGCAGGGCATTCTGCTCGACAACGTGTGGCCGGCGCTGAAACCGTTGCTCGGCAAGCCGCGCGGCTGA